The DNA region GCTGGTCGAAGGTCTTGACCGCCTCCCAGGCAGCGTCGGCATCACCGATGTTGTTGTAGGACAGCTCCTTGCCCTGCAACTGGCGATAGTGGGCAATCGAACCGGCGGCCGGATCCAGGTCGCGGTAGAAGGCGGCAGACTGGTGCGGGTTTTCGCCGTAGCGCATGTCCTGCACTTTGACGAACTGCATGTTCAGGCGGTTGGGGAACAGCGAGCGCTCGAGCACACCGGTGGGTTCGGCATCGACCAGCGCGGTCAGGTAATTGGAGATGGCGCCATCGTAGGCGGCGGTGTGCGTGAAGGCCTTTTTGGCCAGCGCAAAGCGGGTCTGACGCGACAGCTTGCCCTGCCCTGCCTGCAGCTCGTCGATCAGCGCCGGGTAGTCGGCCGCGTCGGTCACCACGGCGACGTGTGCCCAGTTCTTGGCGGCGGAACGCACCATGGTCGGCCCGCCGATGTCGATGTTCTCGATGGCGTCTTCCAGCGTGCAATCACTCTTGGCAATGGTGGCTTCGAACGGGTAGAGATTGACGCAGACCAGATCGATGTTGCCGATGCCGTACTCGGTCATCTTGGCGACATGCTCCGGCAAGTCGCGGCGGCCGAGAATGCCGCCATGCACCTTGGGATGCAGGGTCTTGACCCGGCCGTCCAGCATTTCGGGGAACCCGGTGTAGTCGGAGACCTCGGTCACGGCGATGCCGGCCTCTGCCAGCAGTTTGGCGGTGCCGCCGGTCGACAGGATCTGCACACCTTGTGCATGCAATGCGCGGGCGAATGCCACAATGCCGCTCTTGTCGGAAACACTGATCAATGCACGTTCGATTTTGCTCATGATGTTTTGCGCCAAATGAGTAAGGACGGGACAAACAAAAGGCCGCCCTGTCGGGCGGCCTTTTTATCTTCAGATCAAATCATAGGATTTCATCTTCTTGCGCAGCGTGTTGCGGTTCAATCCCAGCAACTCCGCTGCCCTGGTCTGGTTTCCCTGCGTGTGTATCAGTACAACTTCCAGCAGGGGCTTTTCCACACAAGCCAACACCATATCGTAGATGGCAGACGGCGTTTCGCCGTCCAGGTCCTGGAAATAGCGTTCCATGGCCTGGCGCACCGATTGCGAAATATGGTCATTGTCCTGGATGGTTTGCGTCTTCATCGACTTTTGCTCTTGTTGGTTTCAATCCTGCCCGGGCAGGGAATGTTCTTGGTATACCAGTCGTTCCGAGTCGGCGGCCAGGCCGGCAAAATAGGCGGCGACACAGGCATGTTGCTCGGACGTGCTTTCCAGTTGATACATGGCCTCGCGAAACGCATTGGCCCCCCGCAACCCGCGCGTGGTCCAGGCGATGTGCTTGCGGGCGATGCGACAGCCCGAGTATTCGCCGTAGAACCCGTAGAGATCGTCGAGGTGCGCCAGCAGGATGTCGCGGATCTCCCCGACCCTGGGGGCCGGCAACAGCTCGCCATGCGCCAGGTAGTGCAGGATTTCGCGGAAGATCCACGGGCGTCCCTGTGCCGCACGGCCGATCATGATGGCATCGGCACCGGTCTCTTCCAGCACCCGGCGGGCCTTCTGCGGCGAGTCGATGTCACCGTTGGCAATCACCGGGATCGAGACGGCCGCCTTGACCTGGCGAATGGTGTCGTACTCGGCCTCGCCGTGGTACATGTCTTCCCGGGTGCGGCCATGCATGGCCAGCGCGGCAATGCCGCAATCCTCTGCCAGGCGGGCAATGCGCAGGGCATTGCGCTGGTCGCGCGACCAGCCGGTGCGCGTCTTGAGCGTCACCGGCACATCGACGGCCCGCACCACGCTGTCGAGAATGCGTCCGACCAGCGCCTCGTCGCGCAACAGGGCCGAGCCGGCCGCCACATTGCACACCTTCTTGGCCGGGCAACCCATGTTGATATCGATGATCTGGGCGCCATGGGCCACATTCAGGCGAGCCGCTTCGGCCATCTGCGCCGGGTCGGAGCCGGCAATCTGCACCGAAATCGGTTCTGCCTCGCCGCTGTGGTCGGCACGACGCAGGGTCTTGGTCGTGGTCCACAGGGCCTTGTTGGCTGTAATCATTTCCGACACCGCCAGCGCCGCCCCCATCTTTTTGCAAAGCATGCGGAAAGGACGATCGGTCACGCCCGCCATGGGCGCGACAATCAGGCGGTTTTTTAACCGGTAAGGTCCTATAAGCATGTTTTACAAAGGTATTACGGCTGAAGGGCGGCCATTGTAATGCTTTTTTACATTGTGGTAAAAAACATTTTGCTTATTTTTTGGGCAGCATCGATAGCGGAAAGAAATCGCATGTGGAGACATGCGTGTGCCAGGTCGGCACGGAGGGTGGGAAGTCAGCCGATAAGCCGGGTTCTGTCGTTGGACAGTCATTCATCTAGGCCTGCCGTTACCAGCAGGCTCAAGCAACCTACCCGGGCGCAACGCGAGCCACGTTGGCGCGCCCCTATTTGGTCTTGCTCCGGATGGGGTTTAGCCTGCCGTCCGTGTTGCCACGTCCGCGGTGCGCTCTTACCGCACCTTTTCACCCTTGCCTGATCCCCGAAGGGCCATCGGCGGTTCAGCTCTCTGTTCCACTTTCCATCGCCTCACGGCGTCCGGCCGTTAGCCGGCATCCTGCTCTGCGGAGCCCGGACTTTCCTCCCCGTCCGCTGCAAGCAGCGAACGCGACGACTGTCTGTCTGACTTCCCGCGGCGGATTCTACAGCAAGCCGGGGGTCTGGTCGATGGCAGCTCCATACAACAGCAGGGTTTGCCATGCCGCAAGGCTCAGGCAAATACCTTATCCTCCCCTGCCGATCCCGCTATACTGACCCCTCGCCTCAGGGGGAGGGCATGGAGCTCACACAAAACAGACTATCGCGCTTGCAGCTGATCGGTTCCTTGCTGATCGTGTTTCTGCTCGCGGTCAGCATGTCGGCCTATTTCATCTTTTCCCACTGGCGCGATTTCTCCAATCGCCAGGCATCGCTGTCTGCCCAGTCGACCGAACGTGCCCGCGATCATCTGAAAGCCACCAGCGAACAGACTGTGCTGATGCTGGGGGCGCTGCGCGAGCACGCCAGCCAGTCGCTCAAGCATCGGCTGCGCGAGCAGGTGGATCAGGCCTGGACGATCGCCCAGACCACCTGGCAACGCGAGCATCACCGCAAGAGCAAGGCCGTCATCGCCCGGGAAATCACCGATATTCTCAGTCCGCTGCGTTTCTATCACGGCCAGGACTATTTCTTCATTTTTGGCCTGGACGGCAAGGTGCGCATGCATCCCGATCCGCGTGTGCTGCACGACAAGGATCCGCTGACGCTGACCGACGATGCCGGCCGATACGTGATCCGCGATCTGGTGGAAACGGCCAAGAGTCCGGACGGTGCCGGCTACCGTTACTACCGCTGGTCCGAGCCCGGCCAGAGCGAGATGCTGGACAAGGTCGGCTATGTGCGCCGTTTTGCGCCGCTAGACTGGGCCATCGGCAGCAGCGAGTTTGTGGCCGGCTCCGACGACAGCCTGCAGCGGCGCGGCCTGCAATTGCTGGAGCAGTTGCAGCTGGCGCGACGCGACAATTTCATCGTCCTGGACCGCAACGGCATTCTGCTGATGTTCCCGCAGGATCCCTCGCAGGTCGGCAAGCATTTCCTGTCCCTGCCGGCACCGAGCCGCGCCCTAGTCGTCGATCTGATGGGGCTGAACCCGACCGGGGGCTTCCTGTCGTGCATGTTCCGTGGCCAGCATGCACTGGCCTATGGCCGCAAGCTGCCGGGCTGGGGCTGGACGCTGGTGAACGTGCTGCCGACGCAGACCATGATCAACCGTGACCTGGCCGCCGATCGTGACTTGCAGGACGCCCTGCATCAGCGCATCAGCGCCACCCTGCTGATGACGGCGCTGGCGCTGGGTCTGGCCGGTTTCTTTTCCTGGATGTTCGCCAACTGGATGAACGCCCTGTTCGCCCGTTATCGGCGTGACTTGTGGAGCAGTCATCACGAGTTGAAAGAGCGCTCGCGCGAATTGCTGCTGTCGCGCTTCATGATGGACAACGCCTCGCAGATCGTCTGTCTGATGGATCAGCACGCCCGGCTGGCCTATCAGAACGATATGGCACGGCAGATTCTGGGCGATGATCCGCAGATCCGCGATCAGCGGCTGGCGGCGTTGTTCCGCCATACCGAGCTGCCCTTGCCGCAGACCTATGCGGTCTTGCTGCCGGAGGATGTGCCGCAGCGGATTTTCGAGGTCACGCTGCATGAGATGGTCTATGAGGGTGAGCGTTACCGCTCGGTGACCGCCCATGACATCACCGAGCGCATGCAGGCGGAAGATGCGCTGCGTCTGGCCGCCAAGGTATTCGAAACCAGTGCCGAAGCCATCCTGATCGCCAACAGCCAGAACCGCATCCTGAAGGTGAACGATGCCTTCCTGAGCAGCACCGGCTACAGCGAGGACGAGGTCATCGGCCAGACGCCGTCCATCCTGGCCTCGGGACGGCACTCGCGTCAGTTCTATGACGAGATGTGGAAGTATCTGCGCGAGCACGGCAAGTGGTCGGGCGAGATCTGGAACCGGCGCAAGAATGGCGAGATTTTCCCGGAGT from Paludibacterium sp. B53371 includes:
- the dusB gene encoding tRNA dihydrouridine synthase DusB — translated: MLIGPYRLKNRLIVAPMAGVTDRPFRMLCKKMGAALAVSEMITANKALWTTTKTLRRADHSGEAEPISVQIAGSDPAQMAEAARLNVAHGAQIIDINMGCPAKKVCNVAAGSALLRDEALVGRILDSVVRAVDVPVTLKTRTGWSRDQRNALRIARLAEDCGIAALAMHGRTREDMYHGEAEYDTIRQVKAAVSIPVIANGDIDSPQKARRVLEETGADAIMIGRAAQGRPWIFREILHYLAHGELLPAPRVGEIRDILLAHLDDLYGFYGEYSGCRIARKHIAWTTRGLRGANAFREAMYQLESTSEQHACVAAYFAGLAADSERLVYQEHSLPGQD
- the purH gene encoding bifunctional phosphoribosylaminoimidazolecarboxamide formyltransferase/IMP cyclohydrolase, translating into MSKIERALISVSDKSGIVAFARALHAQGVQILSTGGTAKLLAEAGIAVTEVSDYTGFPEMLDGRVKTLHPKVHGGILGRRDLPEHVAKMTEYGIGNIDLVCVNLYPFEATIAKSDCTLEDAIENIDIGGPTMVRSAAKNWAHVAVVTDAADYPALIDELQAGQGKLSRQTRFALAKKAFTHTAAYDGAISNYLTALVDAEPTGVLERSLFPNRLNMQFVKVQDMRYGENPHQSAAFYRDLDPAAGSIAHYRQLQGKELSYNNIGDADAAWEAVKTFDQPACVIVKHANPCGVAVADTPLSAYRLAFATDSTSAFGGIIAFNREVDAETTEAVTGQFLEVLIAPSFTAEARALIAAKKNVRVLEVPLQEGANRFELKRVGGGLLVQTPDVRNVLPAEWRLVTRRQPSEQEKADLLFAWRVAKFVKSNAIVFARGQQTAGIGAGQMSRVDSTRIAARKAQDAGLSLIGAAAASDAFFPFRDGVDVIAEQGIRAIIQPGGSMRDEEVIAAADEHDIAMVLTGVRHFRH
- the fis gene encoding DNA-binding transcriptional regulator Fis, whose translation is MKTQTIQDNDHISQSVRQAMERYFQDLDGETPSAIYDMVLACVEKPLLEVVLIHTQGNQTRAAELLGLNRNTLRKKMKSYDLI
- a CDS encoding EAL domain-containing protein, which produces MELTQNRLSRLQLIGSLLIVFLLAVSMSAYFIFSHWRDFSNRQASLSAQSTERARDHLKATSEQTVLMLGALREHASQSLKHRLREQVDQAWTIAQTTWQREHHRKSKAVIAREITDILSPLRFYHGQDYFFIFGLDGKVRMHPDPRVLHDKDPLTLTDDAGRYVIRDLVETAKSPDGAGYRYYRWSEPGQSEMLDKVGYVRRFAPLDWAIGSSEFVAGSDDSLQRRGLQLLEQLQLARRDNFIVLDRNGILLMFPQDPSQVGKHFLSLPAPSRALVVDLMGLNPTGGFLSCMFRGQHALAYGRKLPGWGWTLVNVLPTQTMINRDLAADRDLQDALHQRISATLLMTALALGLAGFFSWMFANWMNALFARYRRDLWSSHHELKERSRELLLSRFMMDNASQIVCLMDQHARLAYQNDMARQILGDDPQIRDQRLAALFRHTELPLPQTYAVLLPEDVPQRIFEVTLHEMVYEGERYRSVTAHDITERMQAEDALRLAAKVFETSAEAILIANSQNRILKVNDAFLSSTGYSEDEVIGQTPSILASGRHSRQFYDEMWKYLREHGKWSGEIWNRRKNGEIFPEWLTISVLHDERGKISHYVALFTDMTESKRQEAEMRYMAEYDPLTDLPNRALINDRMQQAIAEAQSQGSELAVLFIDLDHFKRVNDSLGHALGDELLRQAAQRLGQTVRDIDSLGRSGGDEFVLILTQLKRHEEAAQVAERMLAALSEPFTLGEHAVQVSASIGISLYPKDGRDIQGLMMSADLALYHAKASGRDIFRFYSSQMNSQFNERLMLESRLRDALDQQHLDLVYQPLFAMDGQTLIGCEALLRWHHPEIGFIAPERFIPVAEETGMIIEIGAMVLDRVCAQIAAWQQQGLSVLPVTVNVSASELARPDYEETLRAALAKHKLAGDRLMLDMNEDALMSNPARAMNALDRIRALGVGLSIDNFGIGYSSPVHLKRFAPAMIKIDRTFISGLPDNRENASIVSAIIHLAHALDIPTLAQGIETEAQRLCLLRMGSSGFQGFLAGAPQSADSMGQRWQPAGNASVES